DNA from Hwangdonia lutea:
CCAATGCCATGTGGAGTATTATTTTGATAAAAAACTTCCAGGGAAAGAAGGCGTACCCTATTTAAAGTTTCCTTGGAAAAATGGCATGACGGTAGAAAATATGGAAGACTATTACGATAATTTGGAGTTTTCAGATTGGACGCACAAATTAAGTAAAGCACCCATGTTAAAAGCGCAACACCCAGGCTACGAAACATTTAAAACCGGCGTACATGCCGATCGTGGCGTATCTTGTGCCGATTGCCACATGCCTTATAAAAGCGAAGGCGGACAAAAATTTACCGACCACCATATCCAGTCGCCGTTAAACAATACCTCAAATGCCTGTCAGGTTTGCCATCGGGAAGAGTCCAGCAAATTGATAGCAAACGTTTATGAAAGACAGCGCAAAGCCACTGAAAATCGCCTTAAATTAGAAGACCTTTTAGTTAAAGCCCATTTAGAAGCCAAAAAATGTTGGGACCTTGGCGCAACAGAAGAACAAATGAAGCCCATTTTGACAGATATTCGTCACGGCCAATGGCGATGGGATTACTCTGCAGCAGCTCACGGTGCTTCGTTTCATGCTCCGGTTGAAACAGCAAGGGTTATTGGAAGCGGTTTAGTAATTGCTCAAGAAGCACGCGTTAAGTTGGCGCGTTTGTTGGCAGATTTAGGACACAATAAACCAATAGAAATGCCAGATATTTCAACAAAAGAAAAGGCTCAAAAGTATATTGGATTGGATGTTGAAAAATTACAAGCTGATAAAGAAGAGTTTAAAAGAACACTTTTACCAAAATGGCTTGACGAAGCCAAAGCGCGCGAAGCTAAAATGCCAATAAACGCAGTGTCTTCAACCAAAAAATAACTTCATAAAAACAATAATATAAAGATACCTTATTAATTGTGTGGTAAGGTATCTTTATAATTCACTACCCAACCTCATTTATTATATAATGAATAGATTATTACGCTTATTTTCTTCGCCAGTTTTAGCAACCGTTTTGCTTTTGGTATTTGCCATAGCCATGGCCATTGCAACTTTTATTGAAAACGATTTTGGTACGGCAACAGCATGGAAACTTATTTACGATGCTTGGTGGTTCGAACTTGTTATGTTGGGTTTATGTGTTTGTTTTATTATGAACATCAATAAATACAAGCTTTGGCGCATAGAGAAATGGGCGTTGTTAACTTTCCACCTCTCCTTTATAATTGTTTTAATAGGTGCCGGTATTACACGTTACACTTCTTATGATGGTGTTATGCGTATTCGCGAAGGCGCTTCGTCCAACATAATAATATCCAGAAGCAATTATCTTCATGTTCATATTTCAGATAATCATACCACAAAAACACTTCGGAAAAAACTAAGTTTTTCACCATTGAGCAATAACGATTTTAAGGTTAATGCCGATTTTAACGGAACGCCAATTACGGTATCATACAATAACTTTGTTGCCGATGCCATTCCGCAGATAAAGGACGATGCCGAAAACGGGAGGCCGATGCTTTTAATGGTGGTTTCGACAGGAAATGGCCGAGAAACTATTTTTTTGGAAAAAGGCGAAGTTGAAGCTGTTGGCGCACATCAGCACAAAATTGGCTTTGATGTGGTCGCACCCGATGTGATAAACATAACCGAAAACAACGGTACATTTAATATAAAATCGCCCAGAAACTTAGGAACCTTTGTTATGGCAACTGAAACAGCGGGAACCATTCAAAAAGACAGCTTGTACAGTATGCAATTACGTACACTGTATCGAGATGGCGATGCCTCGTTCGTGCCTATGTCATATCACCCAAAAGGTGAAATTGTGTTGATTAGCGATTCTGAAAAACCCAAAGATAACAGTGCCCAAAAAGATGATGCATTGGTGGTGAATGTTCAGGTTAACGAAACCGTTAAAGAGGCTACGTTGCTATATCGTGAAGGGTTCTTACCAACAAACCACGATGTTGATTTTGATGATTTAAACGTTAGTTTATCATACGGTTCGGAAGCTATTAAAACACCGTTTTCAATTCAGTTAGACGATTTTCAGTTGGAAAGATACCCTGGTTCTACAAGTCCGTCGGCCTACGCCAGCGAAGTGCAGGTAATTGACAACAACACTAAAACACCCCACCGTATATTTATGAATAATGTGTTGGACTACAGGGGATATCGCTTTTTTCAAGCCAGTTATGATACCGATGAGTTAGGCACCGTGTTATCGGTAAACCATGATGCATTGGGTACAAATGTTACTTATTTAGGGTACTTTTTAATGATGATAGGCATGTTTTTTACCCTTTTCGGAAAATCCTCGCGTTTCAGATTAGTTAATAAAAAGCTTAAAAAATTAAAACTAAAAACAGCTACTGTGCTTTTGCTGTTGTTTGGTGTTGGCCATGTTTCCTTTTCACAATCTAATGCTTCATCCGAAAAAGCAAAACCAACCATAAACATTCAAACTATTAAACAGTTAGGGATAGATGCACAACACGCAGATATGTTTGGCAGACTTATGGTTCAAGATTTAGATGGCCGAATAAAACCTATGAACACCTTGGCGTCGGAATTTTTAAGAAAACTATCGCGCAAACCATATTTTATATTTTCTGAGCAAGGGGAAAGTGTTCGATATTCAGCCAATCAAGCTTTTCTGGCTATGCAATCGGCATCAAATATTTGGCAATTTGTTCCACTTATTAAAGTTGATGCAAAAAAAGGAGGCGTGCTTTTTTCAGATTTAGAAATTAGTGAAGATGATTTAGTAGCCTTTACTGACTTATTGGACGATAAAGGCAAATATATCTTATCTGATGCTGTTGAAACTGCCAATATCAAAAAACCAGCAGAACGAAACGAATTTGATAAAGAAGTCTTAAAGGTTGATGAACGCTTCAATATTTTGTTCAATGTATTTTCTGGTAATTATTTAAAAATCTTCCCAAACAGCAACGATGCGAATAATACATGGCAGAGTCAAACGCATCATTTTCAGGATTTTCCAAGAGAAGATGCTCAATTTGCCCAACATATTATTCCTCAATACTTTAAAGATGTCAACGAAAAAAAATGGGTAGATGCCAGTGAGAAATTGGAATATATTAAAACCTTCCAGGATGTATTGGGAGAAGAAATAATTCCAAATCGTAAAAGGGTAGAAGCCGAACTATGGTACAATCAACTCAATCTTAATTTTTGGCTATTTCAAGCCTATTTTGTTTTAGGGGGGCTATTATTGCTAATAGCTATTTCTAAAATATTTACAAAGAATAAAATATTGGAAATTTTTTGGAATGGCCTTGTAATCATAACACTTATCAGTTTTATTATGTTTACGGGCAACATTATTTTAAGATGGTACGTGGCGCAACACGCCCCTTGGAGTAATGGTTATGAAATGTTGGTTTTTGTGGCTTGGGTGCTTTTACTTTGTGGATTGTTAACCTTTAGGAAATCAGATTTTTCGCTACCGCTTTCCACTTTGTTTTCTGGTGCTTTGTTGTTTGTTAGCTATTTGGATTGGCTAAGTCCGGAAATAACCAACTTAATGCCTGTGTTAAAATCGGTGTGGCTAAAAGTTCATGTGGCCACAATTGTAAGTAGTTATGCACCATTGGCACTTTCGGCAATATTAGGGTTTATGGCACTTTTACTCATGATTTTTAAAACTAAAAAATCTGAAAAAGAAATAGACATTCGTATAAAAGAACTCACTTATATTAATGAAATATCAATGACGATCGGGTTATTCGTGCTAGCAGTGGGTACGTTTTTAGGCGGAATTTGGGCCAACGAATCTTGGGGACGATATTGGGCGTGGGACCCCAAAGAGACTTGGGCTTTAATTAGTATTATAGTATATGCTATTGTTTTGCACCTGCGATTGATACCGAACTTAAAAAGCAATTATGTGCTCAATACGGCCAGCGTTTTTGCCTTTGGTTCTATAATAATGACTTCTTTTGGCGTAAACTATTATCTATCCGGATTACACAGTTATGCCGCTGGCGACCCCTTACCAATTCCAAAATTTATTTATGTTTTAACGGCTTTGGTTATTATTGTGGCTATGCTTGCCTATTATAGAAAAAAATCTTTCCAAAAAAAATAGTTTAAATAAAGGTTAGCTCAGTATCAGTTTTGCTTTCAAGCAATTACCAAAGATTAACTAATTTTTCGAGCTGGTTTAAATCATATAATATCTTAAGAATAAAAAAATATTATTAAAAAATCGATAAAATGCTTGTTTTTTACGATTAATTACATAAATTTGTGGTTTAAACCCCTAAATCTTCGACATGAAAATAAGAATTATTTTAATAAGCTTTAGCTTTTTTCTCGTTACAGGCCTTGGTTTTGCTCAGAAAAATAAGGCTCCAAAAAGCATTATAAGCGATAAGGTTTCTATAAAAAAGTATCATACTAAAGAAGATCTTGACCGCATGCAAAAAGGACAATTGCTGGACTTATACGTCGAGCGTATTGAGAGTCTTGTTAAATTGTTACCTTATATTGCATTTGCGACGAAGCCAGGAGTAACCATGACTACTTTAGGTATTCCAAACGATAAAGACAACCGATCGGCATTGGACGATCAATTTGAAGCCACGAAAAGCTTTTTAGAAACAAATGGAGAATTTCAGAGGCGTATTTTGCCTTATTCGGATACAACAAACTTAGTTGCCGCTATTTTGTTTTATGAAGAAACCATGAAATCCTTACATGAATATAGTGAGTTTCATTAACAACTAATATCAAAGGTTGTTAGTTGGTTTTTAAATTTATTTTAAAATTTAGGAATAAAAGAATAGGAGTAAACCATATTTTTTTATTCCTTTTTTTATGCAAAAAAGCTAAATTTATATAATATTTTGAATCCAATAAATGTGCATTTCATCGATAAAACAATAAATAAAATATATTATTTTGTGTATTTTATCGTGAAAATTGGTATTTCATGGATTTTTTATTATATATTTGAGCGTTATATAATAATAAATCTTATTTGTTTTTTCAATATAAAATATTAATTATGAAAAACTTTATTCAAACGCTTTGCATCTGTCTTTTAATTACGGGCAATGTTTTTGGGCAACAAGAAAAGGGAATAATAGGTGCCGATAATTGGTTATACAATTGGACGGAGTTTAATCCCAAATCACAAAATTACGGAGAGCCAAACCAAATACTAGCGGGAAATATTACGGAAGACACCAAGTTGACTAAACGTAATGTATACTTGCTTTCTGGTAGTGTTTTTATTACAAACAATGCGACACTAACCATAGAACCGGGAACGGTAATAATTGGTGATTATCAATCTAAAGCATCCCTAACTATAACCAAAGGAGCAAAAATAATTGCCGATGGTATAGAAACAGATCCTATTATTTTCACTTCTAACAGAAGTGTTAAAAGAGCGGGAGATTGGGGAGGTATTATTATTCTCGGCGATGCGCCAACTACAAAATTTGGAAGCGGCTCGGTAGCTTCATATTACCCAAAACTTGATGCAACAACCTATGCAAATTCAAATTATGGCGGTGAAAACTTAGCAAGTAATTCTGGGATTTTAAGGTATGTAAGAATTGAATATGCCGGAAAACGAATTAAAAACGCCGGATATTTTAATGGACTTTTACTAGCCAGTGTTGGTAATGAAACCGTTTTGGAAAATATAATGATAAGCCATTGCGCTGGTAACTCGTTTGAAATTTTAGGTGGTGAAACCTACTTGCATAAAGCTGTTTCATACAAAACAAACAGTAACGACTTTAAGTTTAATTTTGGCGCACAGTGCATGCTCTCAAACTCTTTGGCCATTAGGTCGCCTTACGTGTCAAACAGTGCCGGAGCGAGATGTTTAATGATTAATTCTTACGATAATAAAGAAGAAATCGATTTTTCTAAAAAAGGAACCACTGTTGTGGCAAAAAACTTGACCTTAATAACAGATAGCGACGATTTAACATCTGCTATTGAGCAAGGTTTGGTAAAAGAGGCCGTATATGTTGGTCACAATGCATCGCTCGAAATGAATAAAAGCGTTATTTCCGGTTTCAACCCAGCAGTTTTATTTGAAGATAAAATTAAGGTGAATCAAGAAAATTTGGAAAAAATCAAATTTACCGATATGTATTTCAATAATTGCAATGGAAATATTTTTGTTGAAAACAATATGAATAATGAAGATTTGGAAAACTGGTACGGTAATTCTGCTTTTTTCAATGTGTATTCCAAAGGAGATAACTCCGAAACTTTTATTGATTTAAACAACAAACGACGTCCAGATTATAGATTGAGAATAAATAAAATAATTGCTTCAAATGAAGTAGATCCAGCTATAAACCGCATAGACAATTAGAAGTTTATGTAATCATTAATTCGATAGAATTTAAAACTGTATTGTTTTGATAGCCATAAATTAAAAAGCAGTTAAATTAAATTCTAAAGCCCCAAAAATGATTGTTTCTCTTCTAGCAAAATAATGTCAAATGAAGAATTTTACTATTACCTACATAGTTGTCTTTTTTATGCTTTCAATACCAAAAACTATTGCTGCGCAAATAGTTATTAGTACGCCAAGTTTAGGTTTTAGTCAAGCATGTGCAAGCGCTTCATTTAATACCTATAATATAACATTTGCTTTTTCACCGGAAGCCAATGTAGGTTCAACCAATCAATTTATAATCGAACTTTCTGATGCATCAGGAGCATTTTCAAACGCTACCGTAGTTTACACATCTGCTCAAGGCGCGATTACAACATCGCCAGCAACCTTAAGTTTTTCGTTGCCCACCGACACCGCTGGCCAATCCTATAAAGTTAGAGTTAAAAGCACAGCACCAGTCGCTACAAGTACGGGGTCTGTGTCTTTTCCTGCTTATTATAAAATTCAAGACACACCGTTTTCAATCAATAATTTAATCGAAACGGGCGTTTATTGTTCTGGTGGCAGTTATTTGTTAACTATTGATAATCCGGGAACTGGCGACAACGATTCGCCCTTGCAATACCCATCGCTCACGTTTAACTGGTATAAAGAAACCAGTCAAACCACTTCGGTTTTTGTCGCTTCTGGCAATACACTGTCGGTTAGTGAACCGGGAACTTATTTTGCCGAAACCAATTACGGGTCCTGCACGTCCAATTCGTTTTCAAATCGAGTTACGGTAAGCGAATCCACCACAAACGGTACATCTTCCATTAATTCGAGTTTAGGCAATCCGTATTGTGCCAGTCAAGGCTCTACTACCTTAAGTGCCATAAATGGGGAGAGTTACCAGTGGTATAAAGATGGTGTTGAAATATCTGGAGCTACAAATCAAATGTATGTAACCAATGAAACTGGCAAATTTTCAGTGGATATTGATTTAGGCGATTGTAGCACGAGTGCCTCTATAGATTTAGACGGAATTGGTTTTACAAGTGAAATAGATGTTACGGAAGTGAATATGATTGAAGATGGCGAAACCTTAACGGCAACAGTAACCACAACAGCTAGTTCACCCGAGTTTAAATGGTATTTTAACGATACGTTAATTGCAGGTGCTACCGCCAATAGTTACGAAGCCACTAAAACTGGAGATTATAAGGTTGAAATTACCCAAACCGCAGGTTGTGATAGCACCAAAGAGTTTCAATTTTCCGTTCAAACAGCCTTTCCCAATGTTTCCGATATTCCTAATTTAATAAGCCCCAATGGCGATGGTATTAACGACACTTGGGTTATTCCGCAAGAGTATGTAAATGGCTCAAATGCTACGGTAACCATAATGAGCGCACAAGGGAAAATTATACTTCAAACGAACAATTATTTAAACAATTGGCCAGAAAGTCAGTTGGATTTTAAAAGTGTAAATCCGGTGTATTACTACGTGATAACTACTTCAGATAATAAAACTAAAAAAGGCTCGATAACAGTTGTTAAATAGTGTGAAAAAACTTCTATTACATATCGTTTTGTTTTTTTGCATAGCTCCTCTGGCTTATGCCCAAGACGATGGTGTTGTCGCGTTTGACGTGCCCACTCGAAATTCTTTGAAATTCAATAAATACACCATCAATCCAACCTTTAGTTTTGTAAGAGAACAAAATAAATATATAACCTTTTACAACAAAAGACAATGGGTTCAATTTGATGATGCGCCGTTAACCTATTTAGCCAGTTATTCTGGCAGATTTCGGGAAAATATGGGTATTGGTGTTGGTGTGTTTCAGCAAGACTATGGTGTGTTAACCACCTTTGGAGGCCTTTTGAACTTTGCCTACAATGCGGCACTAAATACCGATAGCAATTTAACCTTCGGGGTAAATCTTGGCTTTTACAAAAGTGGTATAAACGAGGGTAGGGTTAATACAAACTTTCCCGATCCATCTTTAGAAAACATACCATCAAACTCAATAATAACCATAAATCCGGGTATAAATTACGGTACGGCGTTTGTCGATTTTGGTGTTTCCATTAAACATGCGGTTTCCTATAATTTACTAACCTCAGAAATGATGGAAGACAACCCAGAACAAAGTGTTCAGGGGCATATTATGTACACGGGTTATATGAATAGCCGTGGTTTTTTTGATGAAAGTAAATTTTCAGGATTATTGCGTTCCGAATTTAAAAAAGATCAAACTATCATTTCAGGACTTGTTATGCTAACCGTTCCCAAAGGAATTTGGGCGCAAGCAGGTTATAATAGTTTTTATGGGGTTTCAGGCGGATTAGGGTTAAATATCACCTCTCAAATCGCTGTAGAATATAATTATGAAAAAGCCATAGGCGATGTGTCAGCGTTTGGTAATTCACATGAAATAACCTTGGCGTACAAATTCAAAAACAAAGAACGTTATAATTATAGCGGTGATGATGAGGAGCAAGCGCTCTTATCTACAAAAAAGAAGCGTAAAGTATTGGCTAAAAACAGCACAACTCCAAAAATGAGTGCAGAAGAAAGACGTATAGCTAAAGAAGAAGCACAAGCCAGAATAGAAGCAAGGCGATTAGCAGCAACAGCTAGAGCTGAAGAAAGAAAACTGGCAGCCGAACAAAGACAGACAAAAACAGAGCCGGAGGTACAAGTATTAACGGATGATGACGTAAATGCATTAGGTGAAAAAGCTGAAATCGAGGCACAGGACAAGGCCAATGAAGAACGATTGAAATTGGAAGAGGCCAATAGACTTAAGGCAGAAGAAGCTACCCGATTAAAATTAGAGGAAGAGGCTAAAGCAAAATTAGCAGCCGAAGCTAAAGCAAAGGCTGAAGCAGAAGAACAGGCTAAAATAGCACAAGCCGAAGAAAATGCAAGATTAGAGGCGGAGAATAATGCCCCAGTTGAAGCCGAAGAAAAAGTTGAAGAACCGGAAATATTAGAAGCTGCACAAAAAATAGATACAGTACAATTAAACGGTGTTATGGTTCCTACGGCCAATGATAAGGAGGCTTTAGCCATGCAAAGCCTTGCTGAATTAACCCAGGCTTCAAAATTAGAGCAACAGGAATTATTAACGCGCTTGGGCGCAACGGTTGATAGTAAAAATCAAGATCTTAAAGATTTAAAAGAAGAAAATGATTTAAGTGAACGAGGTATTTATAAAGCGCCAAAACCATTTAAAAGCATATCGGCAGAGAACGCAAAATTAGAATCTTTAAAGGATGAGATTGATAATGTAATCGAATCTCAAAATCAACAAATTGCACAGTTGGAGATTTTATATAACGAAAGGCTTAAAACCGTCAATGATAAGAATGATGAAACCAATGCCTTTTACTTTAAAGCCATTCAAGATTTAAAAACAGAACAAAAGCAAGCTCTGGATACCAAGGAAAGCTTATTGTCTACTTTAGAAACGATTAAAGTTGCCACGGAAATAGAAAGAAAAAGAAGAATTAAACGTGCGGCTTACGACAACGAAGAAGATCGGTATTTAAAAGACAGAGCGGCATTAAACCAAATTAAACAGTTTACACAGGTGGCCTCAGAACCATTAACTCCAGAAGATTTTAACTCTGGAGAAGAGCACAGTAACAGTATACAAATTGTTAAGGATGTTAAAAATACCGATAGCGGATTTTATGTTGTAATTGGTGTACATAGTGATGTGGCAAAAAGAGATGAATTTTTAAGAAAGGCAGTTGCAGCGGGACAGGCAAATATTGATTTCTTCTTTGATGTTAATACGAGTAAGTACTACATTTATTATCAAAAGTTTAACGATATTGAATCAGCTAGAAACGCCATGTCTTTAAAAGGAAGTCAACCATATAACCACAATATGTCGATGGTTAAAGTTGAAAATTAAATAAAAAGAAAACAGCTATTATCATATAATATCTATACAAATCTTGTTGGGATTTATATAGATCTATAAGGTATTTCTATATATTAATAACTAGTGTTTTTTACTATTATTATTGAATTGATATAGATGATATTTAAAAACTTGAAAGTCATTTACGAAATAATTCATATAAAAAGTATTACAAAAAAACAAATTATTTAAGTTTAAAGGAGCAATTCAACGATTAAAGACATAATTTATTGTGTTTAATGCCTATGGTTTAAATATTTTTAACGATATTTATCCCGTTTAAAATCATTAAATATAGATGAAATGCATTTTTAGTAATATTGTGCTTACTTTAATGATTCAATAATAGCTAATAATATTTCTTTTTTATAGCCCCAAATAAAATTGAAATGCTAAAATAATCGACCATGAAAAAAACTACTTATGTTAACATTGGACTTTTTGCTTTATTCCTTTTTATAAGTTTACAGGCTTTTTCTCAAAACTATGTACCATTTACCACTAGGTTTAACCAAGATATAAAGGGTGATATAGTATTGATTGGTAATAATATTTTGGGGCCAAGCAACAATGCGTTTAACAACAACTCTACATACAACCATAGGGTTAATATGCGATATATCGATATTGATGGAGATGCATCTACATTTAGTTCCTCTAGTGCAGATTTAGTAATCCCAGATCCTAATTGTTATAACATTATCCATGCTGGGCTATATTGGAGTGCTGTAAACAGTGGTTCAGAACCAATTACAAATGTAAAATTTAAGGGGCCAACAGGCGGCTATAACGATATTGTTGGAAATATTATTTTTGATGCCAACGGTAGTTCTGTGGACGGTGGCAACAGCTTTCCGTATGCTTGTTATGCAGATGTTACTAGTATCGTTAATGGTCTAGCTACAAATATAGGTACTTATACCGTTGCCAATGTGTCGAGTGCGGAAGGTCGTACTGCTTCAGACAGACCTTATAATGGAACAGGACATTCAGCAGGATGGTCATTATTTATAGTTT
Protein-coding regions in this window:
- a CDS encoding gliding motility-associated C-terminal domain-containing protein, which encodes MKNFTITYIVVFFMLSIPKTIAAQIVISTPSLGFSQACASASFNTYNITFAFSPEANVGSTNQFIIELSDASGAFSNATVVYTSAQGAITTSPATLSFSLPTDTAGQSYKVRVKSTAPVATSTGSVSFPAYYKIQDTPFSINNLIETGVYCSGGSYLLTIDNPGTGDNDSPLQYPSLTFNWYKETSQTTSVFVASGNTLSVSEPGTYFAETNYGSCTSNSFSNRVTVSESTTNGTSSINSSLGNPYCASQGSTTLSAINGESYQWYKDGVEISGATNQMYVTNETGKFSVDIDLGDCSTSASIDLDGIGFTSEIDVTEVNMIEDGETLTATVTTTASSPEFKWYFNDTLIAGATANSYEATKTGDYKVEITQTAGCDSTKEFQFSVQTAFPNVSDIPNLISPNGDGINDTWVIPQEYVNGSNATVTIMSAQGKIILQTNNYLNNWPESQLDFKSVNPVYYYVITTSDNKTKKGSITVVK
- a CDS encoding PorP/SprF family type IX secretion system membrane protein, which codes for MKKLLLHIVLFFCIAPLAYAQDDGVVAFDVPTRNSLKFNKYTINPTFSFVREQNKYITFYNKRQWVQFDDAPLTYLASYSGRFRENMGIGVGVFQQDYGVLTTFGGLLNFAYNAALNTDSNLTFGVNLGFYKSGINEGRVNTNFPDPSLENIPSNSIITINPGINYGTAFVDFGVSIKHAVSYNLLTSEMMEDNPEQSVQGHIMYTGYMNSRGFFDESKFSGLLRSEFKKDQTIISGLVMLTVPKGIWAQAGYNSFYGVSGGLGLNITSQIAVEYNYEKAIGDVSAFGNSHEITLAYKFKNKERYNYSGDDEEQALLSTKKKRKVLAKNSTTPKMSAEERRIAKEEAQARIEARRLAATARAEERKLAAEQRQTKTEPEVQVLTDDDVNALGEKAEIEAQDKANEERLKLEEANRLKAEEATRLKLEEEAKAKLAAEAKAKAEAEEQAKIAQAEENARLEAENNAPVEAEEKVEEPEILEAAQKIDTVQLNGVMVPTANDKEALAMQSLAELTQASKLEQQELLTRLGATVDSKNQDLKDLKEENDLSERGIYKAPKPFKSISAENAKLESLKDEIDNVIESQNQQIAQLEILYNERLKTVNDKNDETNAFYFKAIQDLKTEQKQALDTKESLLSTLETIKVATEIERKRRIKRAAYDNEEDRYLKDRAALNQIKQFTQVASEPLTPEDFNSGEEHSNSIQIVKDVKNTDSGFYVVIGVHSDVAKRDEFLRKAVAAGQANIDFFFDVNTSKYYIYYQKFNDIESARNAMSLKGSQPYNHNMSMVKVEN
- the ccsA gene encoding cytochrome c biogenesis protein CcsA; translated protein: MNRLLRLFSSPVLATVLLLVFAIAMAIATFIENDFGTATAWKLIYDAWWFELVMLGLCVCFIMNINKYKLWRIEKWALLTFHLSFIIVLIGAGITRYTSYDGVMRIREGASSNIIISRSNYLHVHISDNHTTKTLRKKLSFSPLSNNDFKVNADFNGTPITVSYNNFVADAIPQIKDDAENGRPMLLMVVSTGNGRETIFLEKGEVEAVGAHQHKIGFDVVAPDVINITENNGTFNIKSPRNLGTFVMATETAGTIQKDSLYSMQLRTLYRDGDASFVPMSYHPKGEIVLISDSEKPKDNSAQKDDALVVNVQVNETVKEATLLYREGFLPTNHDVDFDDLNVSLSYGSEAIKTPFSIQLDDFQLERYPGSTSPSAYASEVQVIDNNTKTPHRIFMNNVLDYRGYRFFQASYDTDELGTVLSVNHDALGTNVTYLGYFLMMIGMFFTLFGKSSRFRLVNKKLKKLKLKTATVLLLLFGVGHVSFSQSNASSEKAKPTINIQTIKQLGIDAQHADMFGRLMVQDLDGRIKPMNTLASEFLRKLSRKPYFIFSEQGESVRYSANQAFLAMQSASNIWQFVPLIKVDAKKGGVLFSDLEISEDDLVAFTDLLDDKGKYILSDAVETANIKKPAERNEFDKEVLKVDERFNILFNVFSGNYLKIFPNSNDANNTWQSQTHHFQDFPREDAQFAQHIIPQYFKDVNEKKWVDASEKLEYIKTFQDVLGEEIIPNRKRVEAELWYNQLNLNFWLFQAYFVLGGLLLLIAISKIFTKNKILEIFWNGLVIITLISFIMFTGNIILRWYVAQHAPWSNGYEMLVFVAWVLLLCGLLTFRKSDFSLPLSTLFSGALLFVSYLDWLSPEITNLMPVLKSVWLKVHVATIVSSYAPLALSAILGFMALLLMIFKTKKSEKEIDIRIKELTYINEISMTIGLFVLAVGTFLGGIWANESWGRYWAWDPKETWALISIIVYAIVLHLRLIPNLKSNYVLNTASVFAFGSIIMTSFGVNYYLSGLHSYAAGDPLPIPKFIYVLTALVIIVAMLAYYRKKSFQKK
- the nrfA gene encoding ammonia-forming cytochrome c nitrite reductase, which produces MKNKVLFIVTIIVVFLLGLLASSIVNRKSEAKYKYVPQVNIAENEPRNEVWGENFPLEYQSSLQTLDTSFASMQGGSATRDVLEEDPRLVILFAGYGFSKDYNQGRGHAYAIEDVHNTLRTGAPTSKEDGPMPATCWTCKGPDVPRLMNEKGIAEFYGGTWAETVSEVVNPIGCADCHDPKSMKLRISRPALVEAFDAMGKDINQATHNEMRSLVCAQCHVEYYFDKKLPGKEGVPYLKFPWKNGMTVENMEDYYDNLEFSDWTHKLSKAPMLKAQHPGYETFKTGVHADRGVSCADCHMPYKSEGGQKFTDHHIQSPLNNTSNACQVCHREESSKLIANVYERQRKATENRLKLEDLLVKAHLEAKKCWDLGATEEQMKPILTDIRHGQWRWDYSAAAHGASFHAPVETARVIGSGLVIAQEARVKLARLLADLGHNKPIEMPDISTKEKAQKYIGLDVEKLQADKEEFKRTLLPKWLDEAKAREAKMPINAVSSTKK